One window from the genome of Hippopotamus amphibius kiboko isolate mHipAmp2 chromosome 13, mHipAmp2.hap2, whole genome shotgun sequence encodes:
- the ETNPPL gene encoding ethanolamine-phosphate phospho-lyase isoform X4, with the protein MCELYSKQDTLALRRKHIGPSCKVFFPADPIKIVRAQRQYMFDEKGDQYLDCINNVAHVGHCHPEVVRAAQKQMELLNTNSRFLHDNIVEYAKRLSATLPDRLSVCYFTNSGSEANDLALRLARQFRGHQDVITLDHAYHGHLSSLIEISPYKFQKGKDVKKEFVHVAPAPDTYRGKYREDHPDPASAYAVEVKKIIDAAHNSGRKIAAFIAESMQSCGGQIIPPAGYFQKVAEYVHGAGGVFIADEVQVGFGRVGTHFWSFQMLGENFVPDIVTMGKPMGNGHPMACVVTTKEIAEAFSSSGMEYFNTYGGNPVSSAVGLAVLDVIEDEDLQGNATRVGNYLTELLNKQKAKHTLIGDVRGVGLFIGIDLVKDHQDRTPATAEAQHIIYKMKEKRVLLSADGPHRNVLKIKPPMCFTEEDAKFMVDQLDGILTGLEEAIATKTESMSSESTPCRTKVTWVRALVREDPTCHRATKPVHHNY; encoded by the exons ATGTGCGAGCTGTACAGCAAGCAAGACACCCTGGCGCTGAGGAGGAAGCACATCGG GCCCTCCTGCAAAGTTTTCTTTCCTGCGGATCCTATCAAAATAGTGCGAGCCCAGCGGCAGTACATGTTTGACGAGAAAGGTGACCAGTACTTGGATTGCATCAACAACGTTGCGCATG TGGGACACTGCCACCCAGAAGTGGTCAGAGCTGCCCAGAAACAGATGGAACTACTAAATACAAATTCTCGATTCCTCCACGACAACATTGTTGAGTATGCCAAGCGCCTGTCAGCAACCCTGCCGGACAGACTTTCTGTGTGCTATTTTACAAATTCAGG ATCTGAAGCCAATGACTTAGCCTTACGCCTGGCTCGGCAGTTCAGAGGCCACCAAGATGTGATCACTCTTGACCA tgcttaCCACGGTCACCTATCATCTTTAATTGAGATCAGTCCATATAAATTTCAAAAGGGCAAAGATGTCAAGAAAGAATTTGTGCATGTG GCACCAGCTCCAGATACTTACagaggaaaatacagagaagaCCATCCAGACCCAGCCAGCGCTTATGCAGTTGAAGTGAAGAAAATTATTGATGCAGCTCATAACAGCGGAAGGAAG ATTGCTGCCTTTATTGCTGAATCCATGCAGAGTTGTGGTGGACAAATAATTCCTCCAGCAGGCTACTTCCAGAAAGTGGCAGA ATATGTACATGGAGCAGGAGGTGTGTTTATAGCTGATGAAGTTCAAGTAGGCTTTGGCCGAGTTGGGACACATTTCTGGAGCTTCCAAATGCTTGGTGAAAACTTCGTTCCAGACATCGTCACAATGGGAAAACCAATGGGCAATGGCCACCCAATGGCATGCGTGGTAACAACCAAAGAAATCGCAGAAGCCTTCAGCAGCTCTGGGATGGAGTATTTCAATACG TATGGAGGAAATCCAGTATCTTCTGCTGTTGGTTTGGCCGTCCTGGATGTAATTGAAGACGAGGACCTTCAAGGAAATGCCACAAGAGTAGGGAATTATCTTACTGAGTTACTGAATAAGCAGAAGGCTAAACATACTTTGATAGGAGATGTCAG GGGCGTTGGCCTCTTTATCGGAATTGACTTAGTGAAGGACCATCAGGATAGGACCCCCGCCACAGCTGAAGCTCAGCACATCATTTACAA GATGAAAGAAAAGCGAGTGCTCCTCAGTGCCGATGGACCTCATAGAAATGTGCTTAAAATAAAACCACCTATGTGCTTCACTGAAGAAGATGCCAAGTTTATGGTGGACCAACTTGACGGGATTCTAACAG GTTTAGAAGAAGCCATCGCAACCAAAACTGAGAGTATGAGCTCTGAGAGTACTCCATGCAGAACCAAG
- the ETNPPL gene encoding ethanolamine-phosphate phospho-lyase isoform X3 — protein MCELYSKQDTLALRRKHIGPSCKVFFPADPIKIVRAQRQYMFDEKGDQYLDCINNVAHVGHCHPEVVRAAQKQMELLNTNSRFLHDNIVEYAKRLSATLPDRLSVCYFTNSGSEANDLALRLARQFRGHQDVITLDHAYHGHLSSLIEISPYKFQKGKDVKKEFVHVAPAPDTYRGKYREDHPDPASAYAVEVKKIIDAAHNSGRKIAAFIAESMQSCGGQIIPPAGYFQKVAEYVHGAGGVFIADEVQVGFGRVGTHFWSFQMLGENFVPDIVTMGKPMGNGHPMACVVTTKEIAEAFSSSGMEYFNTYGGNPVSSAVGLAVLDVIEDEDLQGNATRVGNYLTELLNKQKAKHTLIGDVRGVGLFIGIDLVKDHQDRTPATAEAQHIIYKMKEKRVLLSADGPHRNVLKIKPPMCFTEEDAKFMVDQLDGILTGLEEAIATKTESMSSESTPCRTKDGDDVIYVTDHHDSLQEAQMVQMASD, from the exons ATGTGCGAGCTGTACAGCAAGCAAGACACCCTGGCGCTGAGGAGGAAGCACATCGG GCCCTCCTGCAAAGTTTTCTTTCCTGCGGATCCTATCAAAATAGTGCGAGCCCAGCGGCAGTACATGTTTGACGAGAAAGGTGACCAGTACTTGGATTGCATCAACAACGTTGCGCATG TGGGACACTGCCACCCAGAAGTGGTCAGAGCTGCCCAGAAACAGATGGAACTACTAAATACAAATTCTCGATTCCTCCACGACAACATTGTTGAGTATGCCAAGCGCCTGTCAGCAACCCTGCCGGACAGACTTTCTGTGTGCTATTTTACAAATTCAGG ATCTGAAGCCAATGACTTAGCCTTACGCCTGGCTCGGCAGTTCAGAGGCCACCAAGATGTGATCACTCTTGACCA tgcttaCCACGGTCACCTATCATCTTTAATTGAGATCAGTCCATATAAATTTCAAAAGGGCAAAGATGTCAAGAAAGAATTTGTGCATGTG GCACCAGCTCCAGATACTTACagaggaaaatacagagaagaCCATCCAGACCCAGCCAGCGCTTATGCAGTTGAAGTGAAGAAAATTATTGATGCAGCTCATAACAGCGGAAGGAAG ATTGCTGCCTTTATTGCTGAATCCATGCAGAGTTGTGGTGGACAAATAATTCCTCCAGCAGGCTACTTCCAGAAAGTGGCAGA ATATGTACATGGAGCAGGAGGTGTGTTTATAGCTGATGAAGTTCAAGTAGGCTTTGGCCGAGTTGGGACACATTTCTGGAGCTTCCAAATGCTTGGTGAAAACTTCGTTCCAGACATCGTCACAATGGGAAAACCAATGGGCAATGGCCACCCAATGGCATGCGTGGTAACAACCAAAGAAATCGCAGAAGCCTTCAGCAGCTCTGGGATGGAGTATTTCAATACG TATGGAGGAAATCCAGTATCTTCTGCTGTTGGTTTGGCCGTCCTGGATGTAATTGAAGACGAGGACCTTCAAGGAAATGCCACAAGAGTAGGGAATTATCTTACTGAGTTACTGAATAAGCAGAAGGCTAAACATACTTTGATAGGAGATGTCAG GGGCGTTGGCCTCTTTATCGGAATTGACTTAGTGAAGGACCATCAGGATAGGACCCCCGCCACAGCTGAAGCTCAGCACATCATTTACAA GATGAAAGAAAAGCGAGTGCTCCTCAGTGCCGATGGACCTCATAGAAATGTGCTTAAAATAAAACCACCTATGTGCTTCACTGAAGAAGATGCCAAGTTTATGGTGGACCAACTTGACGGGATTCTAACAG GTTTAGAAGAAGCCATCGCAACCAAAACTGAGAGTATGAGCTCTGAGAGTACTCCATGCAGAACCAAG
- the ETNPPL gene encoding ethanolamine-phosphate phospho-lyase isoform X2, whose protein sequence is MCELYSKQDTLALRRKHIGPSCKVFFPADPIKIVRAQRQYMFDEKVGHCHPEVVRAAQKQMELLNTNSRFLHDNIVEYAKRLSATLPDRLSVCYFTNSGSEANDLALRLARQFRGHQDVITLDHAYHGHLSSLIEISPYKFQKGKDVKKEFVHVAPAPDTYRGKYREDHPDPASAYAVEVKKIIDAAHNSGRKIAAFIAESMQSCGGQIIPPAGYFQKVAEYVHGAGGVFIADEVQVGFGRVGTHFWSFQMLGENFVPDIVTMGKPMGNGHPMACVVTTKEIAEAFSSSGMEYFNTYGGNPVSSAVGLAVLDVIEDEDLQGNATRVGNYLTELLNKQKAKHTLIGDVRGVGLFIGIDLVKDHQDRTPATAEAQHIIYKMKEKRVLLSADGPHRNVLKIKPPMCFTEEDAKFMVDQLDGILTGLEEAIATKTESMSSESTPCRTKMPEEAHSELLRDGSQDPKENPSRKRNGLCTDKHSLLSKRLKT, encoded by the exons ATGTGCGAGCTGTACAGCAAGCAAGACACCCTGGCGCTGAGGAGGAAGCACATCGG GCCCTCCTGCAAAGTTTTCTTTCCTGCGGATCCTATCAAAATAGTGCGAGCCCAGCGGCAGTACATGTTTGACGAGAAAG TGGGACACTGCCACCCAGAAGTGGTCAGAGCTGCCCAGAAACAGATGGAACTACTAAATACAAATTCTCGATTCCTCCACGACAACATTGTTGAGTATGCCAAGCGCCTGTCAGCAACCCTGCCGGACAGACTTTCTGTGTGCTATTTTACAAATTCAGG ATCTGAAGCCAATGACTTAGCCTTACGCCTGGCTCGGCAGTTCAGAGGCCACCAAGATGTGATCACTCTTGACCA tgcttaCCACGGTCACCTATCATCTTTAATTGAGATCAGTCCATATAAATTTCAAAAGGGCAAAGATGTCAAGAAAGAATTTGTGCATGTG GCACCAGCTCCAGATACTTACagaggaaaatacagagaagaCCATCCAGACCCAGCCAGCGCTTATGCAGTTGAAGTGAAGAAAATTATTGATGCAGCTCATAACAGCGGAAGGAAG ATTGCTGCCTTTATTGCTGAATCCATGCAGAGTTGTGGTGGACAAATAATTCCTCCAGCAGGCTACTTCCAGAAAGTGGCAGA ATATGTACATGGAGCAGGAGGTGTGTTTATAGCTGATGAAGTTCAAGTAGGCTTTGGCCGAGTTGGGACACATTTCTGGAGCTTCCAAATGCTTGGTGAAAACTTCGTTCCAGACATCGTCACAATGGGAAAACCAATGGGCAATGGCCACCCAATGGCATGCGTGGTAACAACCAAAGAAATCGCAGAAGCCTTCAGCAGCTCTGGGATGGAGTATTTCAATACG TATGGAGGAAATCCAGTATCTTCTGCTGTTGGTTTGGCCGTCCTGGATGTAATTGAAGACGAGGACCTTCAAGGAAATGCCACAAGAGTAGGGAATTATCTTACTGAGTTACTGAATAAGCAGAAGGCTAAACATACTTTGATAGGAGATGTCAG GGGCGTTGGCCTCTTTATCGGAATTGACTTAGTGAAGGACCATCAGGATAGGACCCCCGCCACAGCTGAAGCTCAGCACATCATTTACAA GATGAAAGAAAAGCGAGTGCTCCTCAGTGCCGATGGACCTCATAGAAATGTGCTTAAAATAAAACCACCTATGTGCTTCACTGAAGAAGATGCCAAGTTTATGGTGGACCAACTTGACGGGATTCTAACAG GTTTAGAAGAAGCCATCGCAACCAAAACTGAGAGTATGAGCTCTGAGAGTACTCCATGCAGAACCAAG ATGCCTGAGGAAGCACACTCAGAATTGCTCAGGGATGGCAGCCAGGACCCCAAAGAAAATCCCAGTCGAAAAAGAAATGGATTGTGCACAGATAAGCATTCACTGCTCAGTAAGAGGCTCAAGACATGA
- the ETNPPL gene encoding ethanolamine-phosphate phospho-lyase isoform X1 gives MCELYSKQDTLALRRKHIGPSCKVFFPADPIKIVRAQRQYMFDEKGDQYLDCINNVAHVGHCHPEVVRAAQKQMELLNTNSRFLHDNIVEYAKRLSATLPDRLSVCYFTNSGSEANDLALRLARQFRGHQDVITLDHAYHGHLSSLIEISPYKFQKGKDVKKEFVHVAPAPDTYRGKYREDHPDPASAYAVEVKKIIDAAHNSGRKIAAFIAESMQSCGGQIIPPAGYFQKVAEYVHGAGGVFIADEVQVGFGRVGTHFWSFQMLGENFVPDIVTMGKPMGNGHPMACVVTTKEIAEAFSSSGMEYFNTYGGNPVSSAVGLAVLDVIEDEDLQGNATRVGNYLTELLNKQKAKHTLIGDVRGVGLFIGIDLVKDHQDRTPATAEAQHIIYKMKEKRVLLSADGPHRNVLKIKPPMCFTEEDAKFMVDQLDGILTGLEEAIATKTESMSSESTPCRTKMPEEAHSELLRDGSQDPKENPSRKRNGLCTDKHSLLSKRLKT, from the exons ATGTGCGAGCTGTACAGCAAGCAAGACACCCTGGCGCTGAGGAGGAAGCACATCGG GCCCTCCTGCAAAGTTTTCTTTCCTGCGGATCCTATCAAAATAGTGCGAGCCCAGCGGCAGTACATGTTTGACGAGAAAGGTGACCAGTACTTGGATTGCATCAACAACGTTGCGCATG TGGGACACTGCCACCCAGAAGTGGTCAGAGCTGCCCAGAAACAGATGGAACTACTAAATACAAATTCTCGATTCCTCCACGACAACATTGTTGAGTATGCCAAGCGCCTGTCAGCAACCCTGCCGGACAGACTTTCTGTGTGCTATTTTACAAATTCAGG ATCTGAAGCCAATGACTTAGCCTTACGCCTGGCTCGGCAGTTCAGAGGCCACCAAGATGTGATCACTCTTGACCA tgcttaCCACGGTCACCTATCATCTTTAATTGAGATCAGTCCATATAAATTTCAAAAGGGCAAAGATGTCAAGAAAGAATTTGTGCATGTG GCACCAGCTCCAGATACTTACagaggaaaatacagagaagaCCATCCAGACCCAGCCAGCGCTTATGCAGTTGAAGTGAAGAAAATTATTGATGCAGCTCATAACAGCGGAAGGAAG ATTGCTGCCTTTATTGCTGAATCCATGCAGAGTTGTGGTGGACAAATAATTCCTCCAGCAGGCTACTTCCAGAAAGTGGCAGA ATATGTACATGGAGCAGGAGGTGTGTTTATAGCTGATGAAGTTCAAGTAGGCTTTGGCCGAGTTGGGACACATTTCTGGAGCTTCCAAATGCTTGGTGAAAACTTCGTTCCAGACATCGTCACAATGGGAAAACCAATGGGCAATGGCCACCCAATGGCATGCGTGGTAACAACCAAAGAAATCGCAGAAGCCTTCAGCAGCTCTGGGATGGAGTATTTCAATACG TATGGAGGAAATCCAGTATCTTCTGCTGTTGGTTTGGCCGTCCTGGATGTAATTGAAGACGAGGACCTTCAAGGAAATGCCACAAGAGTAGGGAATTATCTTACTGAGTTACTGAATAAGCAGAAGGCTAAACATACTTTGATAGGAGATGTCAG GGGCGTTGGCCTCTTTATCGGAATTGACTTAGTGAAGGACCATCAGGATAGGACCCCCGCCACAGCTGAAGCTCAGCACATCATTTACAA GATGAAAGAAAAGCGAGTGCTCCTCAGTGCCGATGGACCTCATAGAAATGTGCTTAAAATAAAACCACCTATGTGCTTCACTGAAGAAGATGCCAAGTTTATGGTGGACCAACTTGACGGGATTCTAACAG GTTTAGAAGAAGCCATCGCAACCAAAACTGAGAGTATGAGCTCTGAGAGTACTCCATGCAGAACCAAG ATGCCTGAGGAAGCACACTCAGAATTGCTCAGGGATGGCAGCCAGGACCCCAAAGAAAATCCCAGTCGAAAAAGAAATGGATTGTGCACAGATAAGCATTCACTGCTCAGTAAGAGGCTCAAGACATGA